The following proteins are co-located in the Pectinophora gossypiella chromosome 7, ilPecGoss1.1, whole genome shotgun sequence genome:
- the LOC126368446 gene encoding uncharacterized protein LOC126368446 yields the protein MEKLRFEFTLLPSEDRKSNILCITSITTSENKIYAIPLELQAAAYHKEITKTTAYAKIKNSLAKRHQIRRVWITMTEELSKIYMDEDGNLQFGNQYLEELDHQEKIAVSHQEGTSTLEKLLEKFMEKTQESKHQSLKHIAEKFVIEKFTSKNSNANLWIDTFEKECERFEVTTDEKKIEILRLFMDKSCADWYSSMLIRFTMNAEWSMWKAKFCETFTNKGWNPVTYALLFKYKDGSLLDYAIRKEKLLLDMRRTIDTGTLVDLIATGLPEFILNKINREAIKDTIDLFNEVSKYENMINKQSYVVKRRYGYASQSQNLAEKIEEKKACKICEKLNKGTRYHPEAICWFKTRENEKIKKNFIKHVNNSVIEAELNETEQKNE from the coding sequence ATGGAGAAATTACGATTTGAATTTACATTACTGCCATCAGAAGAccgaaaatcaaatattttgtgCATAACCTCAATCACTACAAGTGAGAACAAAATATATGCTATACCGCTGGAACTTCAAGCTGCTGCTTATCataaagaaataacaaaaacaactgCTTAtgctaaaattaaaaacagtTTGGCAAAAAGACATCAGATAAGAAGAGTTTGGATAACAATGACGGAAGAACTAAGTAAGATTTATATGGATGAAGACGGTAATTTACAGTTTGGAAATCAGTATTTAGAAGAACTGGACCATCAAGAAAAAATTGCTGTCTCACATCAAGAAGGAACGAGTACATTAGAAAAGTTATTAGAGAAATTTATGGAAAAAACACAGGAAAGTAAACATCAAAGCTTAAAACATATTGCAGAAAAGTTTGTAATTGAAAAATTTACAAGCAAAAATTCAAATGCAAACCTGTGGATCGATACTTTTGAAAAAGAATGTGAACGTTTCGAAGTAACAACAGATGAGAAGAAGATTGAGATATTGAGATTATTTATGGACAAGAGTTGTGCAGACTGGTACAGTTCCATGCTAATAAGATTTACAATGAATGCAGAATGGTCAATGTGGAaagcaaaattttgtgaaacatttacaaacaaaggATGGAACCCAGTAACATATgcactattatttaaatataaagatgGATCATTGTTGGATTATGCTATAAGGAAAGAAAAACTTTTACTGGATATGAGAAGAACAATAGATACTGGTACCTTGGTGGATCTTATTGCAACTGGTTTACCAGAATTTATACTAAATAAGATTAATAGAGAAGCAATTAAAGACACCATTGATTTATTCAATGAGGTAAGCAAGTATGAAAACATGATAAATAAACAGAGTTATGTTGTAAAAAGAAGGTATGGATATGCCAGCCAAAGCCAAAATCTAGCAGAGAAAATTGAGGAGAAAAAAGCATGTAAAATATGTGAGAAACTTAACAAAGGCACACGTTATCATCCTGAAGCTATATGTTGGTTTAAAACAAGAGAAAatgaaaagataaaaaagaacTTCATTAAACACGTAAACAATTCGGTGATAGAAGCGGAATTAAATGAAACTGAACAAAAAAACGAATAA